GGGATCAGAACATCATCACTGAAATCCAGCAAAAAGTCGCCATCGAACAGAATCAGGTCAAAGTCGGTTCCGCCGTTTCCGGGATCATCATGTTCGAAGTCATCCTCCTCGGTCTCATGGGATCCAACAATGCCGCCCGGGAAATCGCCGGAGAACGCCCCATCATGGAGAAAGAGAAATACGCCGGAATGAAGCCCGGGGCCTATCTCCTCAGCAAACTTGCCTTCCTCGTCTGCCTCATAGCCGTCCAGTCCCTGTGGATGTTCGGATTTGTCGAATATTTCTGGGCATTCCGCGGAGACACGCTGACACACATGGTTTTCCTCCTGTTAGCCAACGCGGCCATGACGGCAACCTGCCTGGGTATCTCCGCCCTGTCCAAATCTCCCGACCAGTCCTCCCTGCTCAGCATCTATCTGGTAGGGTTCCAGCTCCCCCTGTCCGGAGCCGTCCTTGCCCTGCCGACCCAATTCGAGCAAATCATCCGTCCGTTCATCTCGGCCTATTGGGCGTGGTCCGGCAGCATCTCCAGCCTGGAACCCTACGTGTACAATGCCGTCAAAGTCGTTGTCGACACGACACTGTCCCCAGCCAATCTTTGCTACGGAGTCCTCTCCATCCATATCCTGGTCGGCATTATCGCCACCTATGTCGGCGTCAAACATTCACAATGGGACTAGCCGGACCGATCCCGGACACCCCGTTTCTTCCTATTCCAGCCAAGTGAAAATCATAGACATCAGGTAAAAATCTGCTTGGCTGGACGCCTCTATTCCTTCATTCTAGATAACTGAAATCCCCCCATCATGGCCAGACGCGCATCCAAAAAGAACAATTCTCCTTCGACTCTGATCGCCATTGCCGCCGGCATCCTGGCACTCATCGTCGCAGTCTCCCTCCTGTCGGGAGGCTCCGGTCAGGACAAAAGGAGTAACGAACTGGAATTGCCTCTCGAAGACTACCTCACTCGCGGTTCCCTCCTGCGCGACAACAAGTATGCCATCCAAGGAAAAGTGGAAGAGCGATTCCCCGGGGATTCGGGAGAAATGATTTCCCTCCTCGTCAAACGCGGAAACATGGAAAAAAGAATTCCCATCATCGTCCCTCAAGATAAAAAAACGATCAACATCGAGCGCGAACAGGAATACCGCTTCACAGTACGCGTCTCCAACATTCAGGACAATAAGGGGGTCCTGGTCGTCGAATCCATGAGCCCCTGCAAATAACCTCCCCTCTGCAGCCATGAAACAACTTCTTCTTCCCGCCTTGGTTCTTGGTCTTTACCTCACCCACCTGTCGCCAGCGCAAGTTTATACTCCACCGCCTGCCCAGGCGCCTACTCCCGCCAAACAAGGAGCGGCCTCACAACAACAGCCCCCGGCTTCCGGACAGCAGCAACAGGGACAGTCCGGAGATAATCCTCTGCTGGGCAATGAACTCCCCTTTGTCAACCCGCAGGATGAAACCGTCACTTTAAATGGACAAACCATCCCCCTCGGAGACAACCGCATCCTTGGAGCGCGCTTTGAAAAATACCTCAATGAACCGGAGGATTCATCGGAAGAAGCCAAGGAATACTACGCGACCATCGATGAAATACTGAAACTTCTGAATCCGAAAAACACGGATCCTATGACACTCAGTAAAACCGTAGGCCTGCTGGCTCGCGCCGCCAACTATCCCGGAGATGCCAAAATCAGCGATACCCTCGCCCAAGTCATTTTCACGTCGGTACTGTCCAGAAAAGGCCGCGAGGCCAAAAGAGCTACTATCGCAGCCATGGAAAAGGAAAGCGACCAACTCGCCAACCGCCTGAGCAGGCTTGGCGATGCCGACCCGATTGAACGCAACAAGCAAGATATCAAAATCCGAGTTGCCAGCGCCGCCTTCAACAGATCAGACCCCAAATTCGTACATCTGCAAGCCCGCCAGGCGGAACTTGCGGCCCTTCGCAAGCGCTTTGAAGGAGAAGCCTCTATCTCTCTGTTGGAAGCCAAGGTTCTCTACCAGGCCGCACTCGTCCAGCTCTTCTACCAAAGACGCTTCCAGCACGTCATCATCGGCACGCGCGTCTACAACCGCATCTTCACCGATGGAGACAGCAAGCTCCGTATCGAAAAAGGATCTGCCGCATCCAAAATCTTCGGCGAAAACTTCGGCATGCCACCCACCATCGCCACACTGGACGCCTTGGCCAACGAAGCCGTCAGAGATGTCGAACGCCACATGAAAGCCATTGATTACCAAGTCGAGCAAAAAGAGCTCGTCGGTGCAGGCAAGAGACTTTCAGAGGCGTTCCTTCTGGGGGAATTCATGCCACCCATCGCCACCTTCCCCCGCGAGAAAAAGCGCCAGATACACAAAGTCCTCCGCTCCGGCTACAAACTGTACAGTGCCATGGCTGCCAAGGATTATGAAGAAGCAGACAACCTTGTGAAGGAAATCAGCGCCGAAGCTTCCGACTTTGACGCCTCCAAAGCCCGCTCCATCATCGCCGGCTACACCCGAGCCAGCGACCTCCACCTCTTCAAAGCCAAACAGGCCCTTGTCAAACAAGACCAGGAAACAATGGATGAAGAAGTCAAGCAAGCCATGGAAATCTGGCCACGCAATCCCAAGCTCAACGACTTGGAAAAAGTCATGGTCGCCACCAGCGACGTCGTCGTCGCCAAGCAGGACTTCGAGCGTCACCTGGCCGAACGAAACTACCGGCAGATCTTCCGGGAACAATACCGTTTCGCCCCTGTCGTCCAAGGGGATGAAAAACTCGAAGACGCCTTCAAGCAAATCATCACCAATATCACAAGAATCGAAACCGCTATCGCCAAAGCAGACGAATTCACCAAGATGGGACAAGAAAACGCTGCATGGGAAGAACTCAAAACCATGCGCGACCTCCCCACATTCTCCCAAGATCCCGAACTCGGTAAAAAAATCGAAGATCTCATGCCCAAAGTCAGCGACCTCACCTCCTCCCTCGACAAGGCTCGGAGGCTGGAAGACATGAACGAAACCGGTTCCGCCCTCGCCTGGTACCTCCAGGCTCGTTCCATCTATCCCAACTCCAAATTCGCCAAAGAAGGCATTGACCGCCTCCTCGCCAAAGTGCTGCAATAGCCCCGGATGACAAAAACCAGCCGGGTAAAGATATTTTTCTTCATGCTCAATCTCCGGCGTGAGATTTACGCTTTGACAAAAAAACAAACAGGACGTATACTTCTCTTCCCCATTCCATATCGCCGCATCATAACAACGGAGACCGGGGAAACAACGCGGCGGGATCTCCAACAAACATAGCGTCTCCCTGCTTAAGGAAGAACAACATACACATATGATTAATGATCTGATCAACCAGATGGTAGAAGCCGGCGTTCACTACGGACACCAAACCCGCAAGTGGCACCCCAGCATGAAGAAGTACCTCCTGAAGGACAAAGCTGGCATCCACCTGATCAACCTCGAAGAAACTGAAAAGTGCCTCGACAAGGCCGCCGCTTTCCTCGCCGACCTCGCCGGACGCAACCGCAAGATTCTCTTCGTCGGCTGCAAGCGCCAAGCTCAGGAAGCCGTCCGCGAAGCTGCTGAAGCTACCGGACAATACTACGTCAACTACCGCTGGTTGGGCGGCATGCTCACCAACATGACCACCATCCGCAAGAGCATCGAACGCCTCGCCTACCTTGAAACCATTGAGAAGGCTCCGGAATACAAGAGCATGTCCAAGAAGGAACTTGCCGCTCTCGACCGCGAACGCCAGAAGCTCGAACGCAACCTTCAGGGTATCCGTAACATGGGAGGCAAGCCCGATGCCATGGTTGCCGTCGGAGCCGATCATGAAGACATCGCCATCCGCGAAGCACATCGTCTGAATATCCCCGTCGTCGCCATGGTTGACACCAATGCCGACCCGAACGGAATCGACTTCCCGATTCCCGCCAACGACGACGCCGTCCGCTCCATCCGCCTCATCCTCCAGAGCCTCGTCAAGACCATTAACGAAGCCAAAGGAGTCAAGGCCGAAGCACAAGCTTAATTCAACCGGAACAACACCTCTACATTTATGGCAGAAATCACTGCAGCTCTCGTCAAACAACTCCGCGATAAAACAAACGCGGGCATGATGGATTGCAAAAAAGCTCTGGCGGAAACAAACGGCGACCTCGAAGAAGCCGTTCTCTACCTCCGTGAAAAAGGCATCGCCAAAGCAGCCGCCAAGGCTGACCGCGCCGCCAATCAAGGCATCATCGCCGCTCGCATCAGCGCTTGCGGATGTGACGGCATCCTCGTCGAAGTCAACTGCGAAACCGACTTCGTCGCCAAGAACGAAAACTTCCAGAACTTCGTCAACACGGTTGCCGACACCCTGCTCGCCTCCGATGCCAAGGATCTGGATTCCGCTCTCAAAGTGACGATCAACGGCAGCACGATGGAAGACTTCATCAAAGCTAAAGTCATCGAAATCGGAGAAAACATGATGCTCCGCAAGTTCTCCCGCCTCAGCGTGGCGGAAGGCGCCAACGGAGCCATCACCTCCTACATCCACATGGGAGGCAAAGTAGGCGTGCTCCTGAGCATCGCTACGGGCAAAGCCGAAACAGTCAAGGAAGCAACCTTCCAGACTCTCATCAAGGATATTACCCTTCACATTGCCGCCGCAGCCCCGCGCAGCCTTTCTTCCGCCGATCTGGATCCTTCCTTCATCGAAGAAGAACAGGAAATCGCCAAGAAGCAGCTCATCGAAGAAGGCAAGCCGGAACACCTGCTTGAAAAAATCCTTCCCGGTAAACTTAAGGCTCTTTACGCCCAGTCCTGCCTCCTCAATCAAGGATTCGTCAAGGATCCCAACGTCACCATCGAAAATCTGGTCAAAGATACGGCCAAATCCTTGGGCGACACGATTGAAGTCGTTGCCTTCTCCCGCTTCCAGCTGGGTATCTAAAAGGTAACATACCTACCTTCATAATTCAAAAGGGTTGTTCCGCACTCGCAGGAACAACCCTTTTTTGTCAACAAACATCGGCAAAAGAAAAACAGTTTATTGGCGATTGCCGAAATTACACAACTGCATGGCGACACCATCCGCCATGACCTGGAAACCGTGCCTTTCATAGAAAGCGGCATTCCGGCTTTCTTCCGGCATAATCTCAATGTAAAGGTAGTCCTTGTACTTCTCTTTGACCATTTCAATCATCTTGCCGGCAATACCCTGTCCCTGGTAATCCGGACGAACCAAAACATAGTGCATGTACGCCACCATTTCGCTGTCATCCAGAAGCCGTACCAAACCCACCAACTGATTCCCATCCCATGCCGTCACAACAGTGGATGAGTTCATCAAAGCCTTGTACAAACGGGATGGGTATTGCCCGGAAACCCACCCCACGGATAAGAAGAGTTCCTGGATATCCGCCTGAATAAATGTCTTTTCTTCTGTGTAGGAAATGGCCATTGGAATAATAATGTTATTTTACACCACGACGGTGAAATTGGAACCCTTCCTCTTGTTCAGGAATTTGTCAATAAGTCATAAGAGCAAAACGTTGAGAATAAAAGGTCGTTTTTCGAGAACATTCAAAAATATCCTGTTCAAGCAAGAAGGAGTCTTACTTGACGGGAGTCAGCGTAATTTCACGGATGTTAGCAACACCGGGAGCGGGTTTGCCGTCGGCTTTAAGGCTCAAAGTAGATTTCCCTGCCGGAAGAGTAACGATACCGGGAGACACCGATTTGAAATTTTGCCACGTCCCCGAGCCTTCAACCTTCCAGACGAGGGAGGAGTTCCCCGGCGTTACAGTTATCTTCACCGGCAGTCCTGCTGACTTGTCTTCACAAGCATAGGTGATGTCTACCTTGTATTTCCCTGCTTTACCGGCACTCAACTTCCAGGAAAGAACTGCATCCGGATCCGTCCAAAAACCGACATGAGTCTTGCCGCCCGCCGTTTCAAGCTGCTGACCGGCTCCCAGAACTGCCATATCCGGTTCCAAAACAAAACCGTCTTTACCCCCCATCACAGCATCAATGACATGTCCCCGTCCCACGAGTTTGACGACCGTAGCGGAAGGAACGGGAGTTACTCCCGAGAGATCAAGCTCCACCCCTGTCGCGGAACTCTTGACAGGAACCTTTTTACCATCCGCCAAGGCGGAAGCCGATAATGTCCCCTCGGCACTGAAAGGCAGGTTCAACTTCCCGTTTGCAGGGATTTCGTACACGATTAAATACAAGATATCTCCCTTCTGTGTCACCACTCCCCAAGGGAACGAGCGCTTGAAAGGATTAGCCGTTGTATCGTAAATGGCTTCTCCGTTCATCTTCATCCAGTCACCAATAGCCTTGAACGATCTGATTGTCTCGTCCGGCAACGAACCATCGGCACGCGGCCCGATGTTCAAGAGGAAATTGCCTCCCTTGCTGACCGTATCGGCCAAGCCCCGGATCAGCGTATCATTCGATTTCCAATTGTGGTTATGTTCAGCATAACCCCAGGTACCGTTGAGCGTCATGCACACTTCCCAATCGCCTTCAATTCCTTGCGGCGGGATATGCTGTTCAGGAGTCGTGAAATCTCCTTTTTCGCTCGTTGTCACCACCAGTGGCCCATTGGTGTTATGGGAAGCATACAGACGGTTATTGCAAATAATACCCGGTTGTTTTTCATGAACCTTCCGGAGCAATTCGGTCGCACGCCAAGCCTTGTCGCCGTCAAACTGGTTGGAACTGAAGTCCCACCACATGATGTCAATCTTGCCGTAATTGGAAAGCAATTCATCGACCTGACCATGAAGGAAGTCCTGGTACTTGGAATGATCGGGATTCGCATGAACCGGCAATTTTTTGTTATTCTCGGGGTAGGGAAGCCCCTGGGCCTGGCGCCAGTCGTAATCCGGATGGTGCCAGTCAATCACGGAGTGGTAGAAGCCGGCCTTGAGCCCATCGGCCTTGCAGGCATCCACGTATTCCCGGACGATATCGAAATCTGCCACTTTTTTACTATTGAAGTCCGTTAACTTGGAGTCGAACAGAGCAAAACCTTCATGGTGCTTGCTGGTCAGGACGACGTACTTGCAACCGGCCTGCCGGGCAAGATCTACCCACTGCTTCACGCAACCCTTTTGAGGCTTAAAAAGAGGTTCCGTCAACTTGGCATACCGATCGCTATCCGTTCCGGAATACGACTGAATCCATTCGGCTCCTCCTCCATATTTTTTACCGTCGAGCTGGCCCGCCAAACCGGAATAAAGCCCATAATGAATAAACATGCCAAATTTGGCATTGCGCCACCACTGCATGCGGGCATCTCTCTGCTCCTTGGTTTCGGCGGCATCGCTGCGGGCAACACCTACGCAGATGCAACCCAGAGCTAAAATTGAAACAATACGGGTGAATTTCATACGGAATGATCTTATTCCAGCATTCCTGTATGTCAACATAGGCCTCCCGCTTCTGCTCTTTTCCCCGAAACAAACATTATTTCCGTTCTCTTTTTACAATATCTCCGGGCTTGATTCTTGACCGTTCATTCCATTTACCACACAATCCGGAATTGTGAAAATCTTCGGTTCCATTCTGGTTCTTCTCTGCACGGTTCCCTTCATGACAATCACCGGGAGAGCAAATGCACAATCCCCTGCTTCTTTCCTTACGAAGAAACAGCAGCCTCAGATCGAGCCATTCGTCGATGGAACGGGAGAATTGTTCGATACGGGTTCCCGGTTCATCAATGCGGACCGCATCCTGGGACCGGAGGAAATCCCCATCATCTCGCGCCAGGCCATCCCGTTCCACGTCATGCCTCGGGAATGGGGCAGCTACGCCCTGGATACCCCCTTGCCTCTGCGACGCTTCCTGCGTCCCGGTCATATCGTCCCTGGCCTCCTGCCGGAAGAAGGCAACTGGGACGAAGTCCTGCCCGATATCATCGAAGCTCCGGAAAACAGACCGATTCCCACTGTCGTCGCCAGAGACGACACATGGACCTACCTCGACACGCCGCACTTCCGTATCGCCTACGATACAAAATCCATCACCAACACCAGGGCTATCGAAAACACCTTCTTCGACATGGAAACGGCCTACATTCTCGGACGAATCTTCCCCCTCCACTTCCCGGGAGCTCAAAACAACCTCTGCCCGGAAAAATACACATTCTACATCTACGGCAACCAAGAAGAATTCGAAAAGAAAACCGGAGCCAAGGTCCCCGGCATCAATATCAACGGCATCTGCTACATCAACGGGGAACTCTTCGGTCTGTCCTCTACCAAATCCTCGTCCCATTCCAACAACCGGCACAGCGGACTGTACTCCGTCTGCGTCCATGAATGGATCCACACGATAGAACCTGCCTCCATACTGACCAATACCCCGTTCACGGAAGGGTTCGCCATGTACCTGGATCAATTGGGTATCCTAGAGACGGGCAATATAGACCTGACCAATTTCACGGAAAAAATGATCCAAAAAATAGCCTCTGCTGCCAAAGCCGCCAAATCCCATGGAGAACAAAGCGAACTTGAAAGCCCCTACCGATTCCCCGAAGGATTCCAGAAAATCATGACGGCCCCGGAAGCTATCTATAATAACGATGAAAAATGCATCTGCCTGAACCGCACGCGGGCCCTGCTCATCACCGCATATTTCATGCACATGGATAGAAACCGCGACGGAAAAAACCTCAAGGACTTCCTCCGCATGCGCCAGGAAGGAGTTCCCAAGGAAACATGTATCGAACGCCTCAAAGACGGACGCTCCTGGGAACAACTCTTTACTGATTTCTCGGCAGCCTGGCAAAAATACAACGCCGACGTTTCAACCCTGTAACCATCCATTGCCATGAAAAAAATACTCTTCATCCCTCTTCTCCTGGCAGCATGGTTCCTCCCGGTCTCCGAAGCCCAAATGACGTTGGAGGACTACCTTAAAACACTCCCGGAACTGGATGCCGACACCCTGAAAGCCAACCAGGCCCAATTCGAAGGCAAACGCACGGTAGAAATTTCATACAAATACACGCAGGCACTCAAGACTCCGGAGCCCGGACAGCCCGGCAACCTGTCCCCTGCAAAATATCTCAAGAGCGTCACCATCCCCGGAGGAGGCCCCAAAGGTTATGCCTGGGAACAATTCATCCGCGATCCGCAGGGTAAGCCCCTCCTCATCGCATACACGGACAATGCAGGTCATCTGATGCGCGGTCCCTACGTCTGGGCCGCATGCCTGTGCTCCTATTCTCCGGAAGGTCAATTGACAGCCATTACGTATCTCGACACCGCCAAACACCCAATGATGGTCAGTGACGGTTATGAACCGATCAGGATCATCTTTGGATGGTCGACCGATTCACAATCCCCCGTCTGCATCACAACAGCCACTCAAGGTTACGCCACTTTGCAATTTACATACGACCATTTGAAAAGAATCAGCAGCATCTCTTTCCTTGATAAAGACGGCAATAAGACAGGCAACTCTCTCGGCTATGCCGAAGAACGAATTGCTTACGGAGAACCGGGGGGATGTATCGCCCGCAGAGAGTACTTCGACAAAGATGGCAACCCCGTCCGGACTGTATTCGGCTACCATGCCGTTATCTATAACTACTTGCTTCCGCCGGGAGTCAACGAACTCAATAACCATCTTGCCGAAGGATCCGGACCGCAAGAACGGTTCAAAAAAGAATTGGGAGGCATCAACGAAAGTTCCCGCCAAGCCTCCTCCCGTGTCAGTCTGCCCGCACTCGCCACCGCTTCACTCCTCACCCGCATCCACTACCTCGACGAACATAAAAACCCGACTAAACACATCCTCGGTCACAGCTTCATTAAATTCGAATATGATGCTGCCGGAGAACCTCTCAAAACGATCTGGCTGGACGCCCAGGAAAACCCCGTCGAAAATGCCTGGGGGTTCGCCGCCATTCGGTACGACCGGACCCGTTATCTGACCAAAACAACCTGCCTGGATAAATCCGACAACCCGGTCCTCTGCACAGGCGGGTTTGCCACTCAGTCCATCGAATACGACATCGACGGTCAATTGAAAGAAACAGCATTCTTCGGCAAGGATGGCAAGGAACTGGCGATGGGGCCCGGAGGCTGGGCCAGACAGACCTTCACCTACAAGCTTGTCCAGGGAAAGAAAGCCCTGGCATCCATCGCCTATTTTGACAACAACGATACCAAAATCATCATCCCCAACGGGTACCATATCCAGCGCATGGAATATGACGGAGGTGGCAGACTCGTCCGCCAAACGTTCGAAGGAGCCAACGACAACCTCCTGTTCGGTCCGGAGGGTTATGCATCCGCCAAGTACACCTACATCAAATCGGGAAACGAAGACCGCCTTCTGTCCATCGAGTATTTTGACCCGGAAAACTCCCCCTGCTACAATAGGGATGGAATTTCCAAAATTTACTATGAATATGACAAAAACGGGAAATGCAGCAAGCATGTCTTCTGCGACACGGATGGCTCCATCGGCTCCACTCCATGGAGTTATGCCTCCATGGAACTGAAATTCAACAGAGAAGGCAGGGAAACTAAAAGGGATTACTTGAATGGATCAGGACTCCCGTGTTATGGCCCGGAACAGGCCGCATCGATTCTCCGAACATACGACAGTAAAAACCGCCTCACCGGAACCGAATACAGAACCGCCTCCGGCGGCGAAGCCCTCACCCCCGGAAGATATACCAAAGTCACTCGCAAATACGGTAAAAACGGTCTGGATTTCTCCGTCGAGTATGAGGGGGGTACCATCAACCCGTCCAACCTCAATTCCGAAGGTTACTACAAACGCAGCATCGCCTGGAGGAACGAAAAGAACAACGCCGATTACATCGAACAATTCACGGATGCCCAGGACAACCCGGTCATGGTACGCAACCTTTACGCCACACGAAATGTCAAACTATCCCCTGACGGCAGCTCCGGCAGCGAAACCTTTCTGGATGCGGAAGGCAAAGAAGTACCCGGCAATCGTTATATTTATCCCGGCGTTACTCCGCATCTCAACCGCATGGCCTTCATCGAGGAAACCTCCCGTCGCCTGTTCCTGAAATTACCCGGCAAACGGATGGAAGATTTTTCTCCATTCGGCCTTCTCAAAAGCGGAGCCCATTATGGAGAAGAAATATCCTCTACCAATTTGATTGAAATTGCCTATCCCATCCTGCTCGACAGAATCCCCCTGGGCATGGTAGAGGGCACCCCAGACAAAAAATACAATGAACGGGGCCAACTGAGCCGGATCGATCATCCCTATCCAACCGATTGGAACTTTACCCGTGAAGAATTCGTATACGATTCGTCCGGCAACCTGATCAAGCGCATCCTCTCCTCACCCGACAACAATAAGCGTAAAGCCATCAAGTCCGACAAACCGGTCGAAGATGCCGAAAGCGCCATCCAAAAAGCCGGAGAACGCGGCAAGGCATCCGACCCCGGACGCGCCGGACAAAAGGGCAAGGAGGATTCTCCTTTCGGCTCCGTCATTCCAGATGGGCCTCCAATCTGACGAGTCTTCCCGAAACCCTCACGGGAAGGATCACCAATGATCATCGCAGGCAGCTCCATTCACGATCTCAGATATTGAGACAATACTGCCTCAACGCCTTGTACTTGGCTGAGGTTAGATCGGGGTCTTCCTCCAGGATCATGTCCGCCAGTTCCTTTCCCCTGCGAATAAGCCGGGGATCCGTCAACCATTCCGTGAACATGATGGAACTCAGGCCGCTCTGTTCCGTTCCCAGGACGTCCCCGGGGCCGCGCAAGCGCAAATCTTCCTCGGCCAATTCAAATCCGTTCAATGTCGTCTCCAGAATATGGAGTTTTTCCCATTGTTCGTCATCCTCGGCCACATCGGAGATCAGGATACAGTAGGAATGGTGTCCTCCCCGGCCGATACGCCCCCGCAACTGGTGAAGCTGGGAAAGACCGAACGATTCCGCATCATTGATAATCATGACCGTTGCATTCGGAACATCCACTCCGACCTCGACCACTGTCGTCGATACGAGGACGCTTATCTTGTTTTCCAAAAAGTCGCGCATGATAACATCCTTCTCCTCCGAAGCCATGCGCCCGTGAAGCAGACCGATATCGACATGCGGCAAGCGCTTTTTCCAGACCTCCAGTTCCTTCAGGGCAGAGGTACTTTTACGCACGGAACTTTCTTCAATCAGGGGAGAGACAATGTACACCTGGCGGCCTTCGTCGATTTGGGAGCGGACGAATTCCACAATCTTTTTCATTTGTTTCGGTGTGCGGAGAGCGGTCACAATCTTCCCGCGCCCGGCGGGAAGTTCATCGATCACGGACACATCCAAATCCCCGTACACTGTCAGTGTCAACGTACGGGGGATCGGAGTCGCCGTCATGACAAGTACGTCCGGATTGCCGGCGCTTTCCACCAGGCGTTCGCGCTGGAGTACGCCAAACTTGTGCTGTTCGTCAATGACGACCAAACCGGGCGAACCGGGAGAATTCCGTGCATACAACAGCGCATGAGTACCGACGACAATGGAAGGCTCTCCATCGAAGGCCACATGGGAATCCTCCCTCCTGTCGCTCGTTCTCAACGATGTGGATACTCCCAGCGGATCCAGCAGGGTTCGGAATTTGCGATAATGCTGCTCTGCGAGGATCTGCGTCGGAGCCATGAGGACGGCGGAATGTCCCGATTCCACGGCCATCAGCATAGCGCCCAGAGCTACAAGTGTTTTCCCGGAACCAACATCACCTTGAAGCAGGCGGTTCATCCGGCGGGAAGACTTCATATCCCCGTAAATCTCGCGGAGGCACCGTTTCTGGCTGAGTGTCATTTCAAAAGGAAGAGCCTCCATCAAGTCGCGCATCAATTGCGTTCCCGTAGCCGTTATCTTCCCGGGAACCACAAGATTCCGGCGGCGGCGGCAACCGACTTTCAACTGCTGAATCAGACATTCTTCCAAAGCAAAGCGGCGACGAGCCCGCAGAACATCCTCCATGGACTCCGGAAAGTGCAGATCCAAAAGGGATTTTTTACGAGGTTCTTTTTCCGAGAATTCATAAATTCCGTCTTCGGCTCCCGGCACCATCCCCTGAAACACCTTCCA
This is a stretch of genomic DNA from Akkermansia sp. N21116. It encodes these proteins:
- the rpsB gene encoding 30S ribosomal protein S2, yielding MINDLINQMVEAGVHYGHQTRKWHPSMKKYLLKDKAGIHLINLEETEKCLDKAAAFLADLAGRNRKILFVGCKRQAQEAVREAAEATGQYYVNYRWLGGMLTNMTTIRKSIERLAYLETIEKAPEYKSMSKKELAALDRERQKLERNLQGIRNMGGKPDAMVAVGADHEDIAIREAHRLNIPVVAMVDTNADPNGIDFPIPANDDAVRSIRLILQSLVKTINEAKGVKAEAQA
- the tsf gene encoding translation elongation factor Ts; translated protein: MAEITAALVKQLRDKTNAGMMDCKKALAETNGDLEEAVLYLREKGIAKAAAKADRAANQGIIAARISACGCDGILVEVNCETDFVAKNENFQNFVNTVADTLLASDAKDLDSALKVTINGSTMEDFIKAKVIEIGENMMLRKFSRLSVAEGANGAITSYIHMGGKVGVLLSIATGKAETVKEATFQTLIKDITLHIAAAAPRSLSSADLDPSFIEEEQEIAKKQLIEEGKPEHLLEKILPGKLKALYAQSCLLNQGFVKDPNVTIENLVKDTAKSLGDTIEVVAFSRFQLGI
- a CDS encoding GNAT family N-acetyltransferase, whose product is MAISYTEEKTFIQADIQELFLSVGWVSGQYPSRLYKALMNSSTVVTAWDGNQLVGLVRLLDDSEMVAYMHYVLVRPDYQGQGIAGKMIEMVKEKYKDYLYIEIMPEESRNAAFYERHGFQVMADGVAMQLCNFGNRQ
- a CDS encoding alpha-L-fucosidase, with the protein product MKFTRIVSILALGCICVGVARSDAAETKEQRDARMQWWRNAKFGMFIHYGLYSGLAGQLDGKKYGGGAEWIQSYSGTDSDRYAKLTEPLFKPQKGCVKQWVDLARQAGCKYVVLTSKHHEGFALFDSKLTDFNSKKVADFDIVREYVDACKADGLKAGFYHSVIDWHHPDYDWRQAQGLPYPENNKKLPVHANPDHSKYQDFLHGQVDELLSNYGKIDIMWWDFSSNQFDGDKAWRATELLRKVHEKQPGIICNNRLYASHNTNGPLVVTTSEKGDFTTPEQHIPPQGIEGDWEVCMTLNGTWGYAEHNHNWKSNDTLIRGLADTVSKGGNFLLNIGPRADGSLPDETIRSFKAIGDWMKMNGEAIYDTTANPFKRSFPWGVVTQKGDILYLIVYEIPANGKLNLPFSAEGTLSASALADGKKVPVKSSATGVELDLSGVTPVPSATVVKLVGRGHVIDAVMGGKDGFVLEPDMAVLGAGQQLETAGGKTHVGFWTDPDAVLSWKLSAGKAGKYKVDITYACEDKSAGLPVKITVTPGNSSLVWKVEGSGTWQNFKSVSPGIVTLPAGKSTLSLKADGKPAPGVANIREITLTPVK
- the recG gene encoding ATP-dependent DNA helicase RecG, with amino-acid sequence MPEPDMLNGGWKLLSRLDELAFLRGMARERKALDALGISTVHDLLFRLPRRYEDRRRFDGFDSLGEHRAVCLRVKVVDTKWKGFRGKGGYFEAVVEDLNSLGGSVISCRWFHFPGIAKMVCAGQELVMYGKPKQYGKQLCMVHPEFEEVQSGSSIHMDRLVPVYGNLSGLNTRRFREIIWKVFQGMVPGAEDGIYEFSEKEPRKKSLLDLHFPESMEDVLRARRRFALEECLIQQLKVGCRRRRNLVVPGKITATGTQLMRDLMEALPFEMTLSQKRCLREIYGDMKSSRRMNRLLQGDVGSGKTLVALGAMLMAVESGHSAVLMAPTQILAEQHYRKFRTLLDPLGVSTSLRTSDRREDSHVAFDGEPSIVVGTHALLYARNSPGSPGLVVIDEQHKFGVLQRERLVESAGNPDVLVMTATPIPRTLTLTVYGDLDVSVIDELPAGRGKIVTALRTPKQMKKIVEFVRSQIDEGRQVYIVSPLIEESSVRKSTSALKELEVWKKRLPHVDIGLLHGRMASEEKDVIMRDFLENKISVLVSTTVVEVGVDVPNATVMIINDAESFGLSQLHQLRGRIGRGGHHSYCILISDVAEDDEQWEKLHILETTLNGFELAEEDLRLRGPGDVLGTEQSGLSSIMFTEWLTDPRLIRRGKELADMILEEDPDLTSAKYKALRQYCLNI